A segment of the Bacteroidota bacterium genome:
AATCCAAATTATGTTCTTGGTCCAAATTTTTATCCTCCCGGATTCCCTATTATTATTGCATTAACATCATTTGATGTTCAAAATCTTAATCTGTTAATGTCATTTTTTTTATTGTGCATTGCTTACTTTTCATTTCTTTTATTCAATAAATGGTTTCATTTTCCGACAGCATTAGTACTGTCAATGATTATAGCCTATAATCCGTTATGTTTAGGATTTAAGAATGATATTTTGAGCGACTTTCCGTTCGTAGCCTTTGTACTATTGTTTTTTGTACTTTATCTGTCGGAAAATAAAAAAATTTGGTTTTTGTTATTGACGGGCTTTGTTCTAGCCTTTGCGATTGAAATCCGATTAGTTGGTTGGGTATTATTCATAGCCCTAATTTCCGAAACGATTTATAAAACAGGCATTAACTATTATCGTAAAAAAAAATACGATTTAAAACATATTAAACCTGATTTATGGATTGCCGGTTCAGCTATTTTTTTTTACGGGGCCTTTTACCTCTTATTTCCTCATAAGGTTATCTATTATCCCAACCCTGTTAAACAAAGCTTGTTTGAAATCATTTCTGTCAATGCCAATTACAATTATTCTGTATTAAAATATTTTTTCTCCTGCTATGATGAAGGGTTTCTTAATTATGTAGTTTCCTATGGGATAGTGTTTTCAGCTTTAATTGGGATTTTAATTTTTATATTTAAACCTAATCCTCTTAAACCAACCATTTTACTATTCTTTTTTGGTGTTTATCTGATTTCAATTTTACTTCATGATTACAGCAACTATGGATTTAGAATGCTATTACCTGTAATACCACTTATTTTGTTTTTTGCGACATACGCATTGTTCGTTATGCTTGTTATTGTACCATATAAGCACTACATAGTTTCTAGTTTGGGGATCTTGGTCTTGTTTTGTTATAAACAACCATCACTACAAGTTCTTTCTTCCGGCAACACCGTTCTACCAGGACCATATAGTTACGAAGCTGCTGCAACATTTTTATATATCAATGAGAACATTCCAAAAGACGCAAGCATCATGTTTAGTAAACCTCGCGCGCTTACTTATTTTACAGGACGCAAAACTTACGTAAATGTTGAAATGACAGCTAAGAATGTTATGGATAAAGAGATAGAAAAATTCAAACCGGATTATTTTTTGGTAAATCTTGAAGCGACTGACGACAGTTCAAAATCCTATTTTTCACGTCAAACACCAACACTTGATGTGGTATTTAGTAATAATAAATTTATCCTCATTAAATTAAATAACAAATAACTATTTAATATTAAAAAACAGTAAATTCACCCATTCAAAAGATCATAATTATGAAAACAGCAACTATGGATTATAGAATAGAAAAAGACACCATGGGCGAGGTAAAAGTACCGGCTCATGTATATTGGGGCGCACAAACAGAGCGTAGCCGAAACAATTTTAAAATTGGTCCTGAGGCAAGCATGCCAAAAGAAATTATTTATGCTTTCGGGTATTTGAAAAAAGCAGCCGCTTTAGCAAATCATGAATTAGGCGTGTTAAGTAAAGAAAAATGTGAATTAATATCTAAAGCTTGCGACGAAATTATCGCAGGTAAATTAGATGAGCAGTTTCCATTGGTAATTTGGCAAACCGGATCAGGTACGCAAAGTAACATGAACGCCAATGAAGTAATTGCATATCGTGCGCACGTAATGAATGGCGGACAATTAACCGACGAACCAAAAATATTACACCCGAATGATGATGTGAACAAATCACAAAGTAGTAATGATACTTATCCAACGGCTATGCATATTGCGGCCTATAAACAAGTGGTGGAAATTACTATTCCTGGCATGGAACGCTTACGCGACAGCTTACAAAAGAAAGCAAAAGCATTCGAAAGCATTATCAAAACAGGTCGTACTCACTTTATGGACGCTACTCCATTATCGTTAGGACAAGAATTTAGCGGATACGTTCAACAAATCAACATGAGCATTCGTGCATTAAAAAATGCATTAGAAGCCGTGAAAGAATTAGCCTTAGGCGGAACAGCGGTAGGAACCGGATTAAATACGCCAAAAGGTTACGATGTTTTAGTGGCTAAGAAAATTGCCGAGTTAACTAAATTACCTTTTGTGACTGCTCCAAATAAATTCGAAGCATTAGCTGCTCACGATGCGATGGTTGAATTAAGCGGTGCTTTAAAACGCAGTGCTGTCGCTTTAATGAAAGTAGCGAATGACATCCGTATGTTATCATCCGGACCGCGTTGTGGTATTGGAGAAATTATCATTCCTGATAACGAACCGGGTTCATCTATTATGCCGGGTAAAGTAAATCCAACACAACCGGAGGCTTTAACGATGGTTTGTGCTCAGGTTATTGGAAACGATGTAGCAGTAAGTGTTGGCGGAAGCATGGGACATTTTGAATTAAATGTATTTAAACCATTAATTGCAGCCAATGTTTTACAAAGCGCACGCTTAATTGGTGATGCTTGTGTAAGCTTTACTGAAAAATGCGCCGATGGTATTGAAGCTAATTTACCGGAGATTAAAAAACATTTAGAAAATTCATTAATGTTGGTAACTGCTTTAAATACGCACATTGGTTACGAAAAAGCAGCGAAGATTGCTAAAACAGCACACAAAGGAAATAAAACTTTACGTGAAGCTGCCATTGAATTAGGATATTTAACCAACGAGCAATTCGATCAGTGGGTTCGTCCCGAAGATATGATTGGAAGCTTGAAATAATTGTCAGTTCGAGCGAAGTCGAGAACTAATTCTTACAAAAAGGGAAGCGTTGCTTCCCTTTTTTTATACCTCTGCTCTAATTCTACTTAAAGTTTCTTGTGTAATTCCCAAATAAGAGGCTATTCTTCCTAAAGGTGCGCGCTTAATTAATTCGGGACGGTTTTTAAAAAGTGACTGATAACGCTCTTTCGCCGATTTAAACTGCACGGAAATCAAACGTTCTTCCAAACGAGAATAATACTCCTCTAAAATTAAACGTCCTGCCCTCTCTGTTTCCGGAAATAAATTATACAACTCGTTTATTTTTTCAAAACTAATTGCCTGCACGGTGGTTTCTTCCACACTTTGTATAGATTCATAAGAAGGTTGGCGTGAAATAAAACTGTAATAACTGGTTCCAAAATCACCCTCAATAGCTAACCAATTGCAAATTTCTTTACTCTCTAATAAGTAATAACCGCAAAGCATTCCCGATTTAATAAAGAACAGATGATTACAAACTTTACCGGAACGTAATACCTCTTCATTCTTTTTAAATGAAAGTTCAACGAGATTATCATTTAACCAATCGGCCGCTTCATTACTTAAATGCGTTAATTCAGATATTTTGGAAACCAGATTCAATTCTATCAATCAAATTTAACAATTCAATTAAACTAAAGGAACAATTACTTATTCTTTTCCGAACTTAAATAATCGTAAAGCAATCCAACGATTAATACAGTTCCTCCTAAATATAATAAATTAATACCGGCTGCATTATAAAAAACACCACCTGTTAATCCACCTACAAAAAAGAAACTAATAATTGCTAGGCGAAGTTTTATGGAAGAAAATAATTTTCTTCTCTGCTCGGTTGATTTATAAAAAAACAACTGAGATAATTCTATTCCCAAATCAGTAAACAAACCGGTAAGATGTGTTGTTCTTACTGAGGCATTGGATATTGTTGTAACAAAAGAATTTTGTAAGCCCATTGCAAATAATAAACTACAAGCAATAACATCAGGATAACTACTCACCATTTTACCTTCAAGCAGTGGAATCGCAAATAAAATTAAAATTTCGGTAATTGCCGGAATCAGATTACTCTTGTTGTATTTGTTTTTAAAACTCCATTCGATTACAAAACTGGATACGAATGAACCCAAAAAGAAAAAAAAGATATATAGGAAGTATACAAAACTCTTCGCAAAATTCAATTTAAAAACCTCATCCACAAAAAACGCAAAATGTCCTGTAACATTCGTTGTTAATTGGGCAACGGATAAAAAACCGGTTACATTAACCAAGCCTGCTACAAACGACAAAATCGACGCAATCTGAAGATTGTGCTTAAATGTTCGTTGACTGCCGGTGTGAATAAACATAGAGAGAATACGAGAACTAATTTACGAATGTTTGCGAGCTGAGTCAAAATTTAGCATAAATTTGTTGACATGAATATTTTCATTGCACATATTAACGGTCAACTAGCCGAACTGACACCCGAAGAATCCTGGCATTGTACCAAAGTGCTACGAATGAAAGCCGGAGAATCTATTCATCTCATTGATGGTTTAGGAAATTTTTATGAGGGAACATTATCAGTGTTGAATGAAAAAAAATCTATTGCTACTATTCAATCAGGACCAAAACAACAAAATAAGCATCCGTATTATTTACATCTTGCTATTGCTCCTACCAAAAACATCGACCGCATGGAATGGATGGTAGAGAAAGCTGTTGAAACCGGTATTGATGAAATTACTTTTGTTCGCTGCAAAAATTCAGAACGAACTGTTATTAAAGAAGAGCGCTTAATTAAAATAGCGGAGAGTGCTGTTAAACAAAGTCTGCAAGCCTACATTCCAAAAATAAACGGCCTAACAAATTTTAATGACGTGATTAAATCAGACGCTGATTTGAAATTTATAGCGCATTGCGAAGAGAATCATAAAAAAACGCTCAAAGATTTTGAATTAACCAATCGAAAAAGCCTGGTGTTGATTGGTCCGGAAGGAGATTTTACACAAGAAGAAATCAACTTAGCCAAAACAGAAGGATTCTCTGAAATTTCATTAGGACCAAACCGATTGCGAACTGAAACTGCCGGATTATTCGTTGTATCCACCTACTCAATCATTCACCTTTAATTTTACTTGTTTATTTTCTCATTTTTACTAAATTTGGATAAAGCTTTATTCAAATGAAAAAACTTATTTTTTTCCTATCGATACTATTTATTTCAAAAAGTATTCAAGCTCAAGAATGGACTTGGATGAAAGGCACAGATACTTTAACGAAACCCGGAATCTATGGCACCATGGGTGTTGCCTCTCCCTCCAACAATCCCGGCGCGCGACATGGTGCTGCAACTTGGGTGGATAACAATGGTGATTTATGGTTATTTGGCGGCGAGGGCGTAACAACAAATACAGTTTTATGCTGGTTAAATGATTTATGGATATACACTATAAGCACAGGTAACTGGACATGGATGGGTGGAACTAATTTACCCAATCAAAATGGCATTTATGGAACTCTTGGTGTTCCTTCCACAACGAATATGCCGGGTGCGCGTGAGTTCATGATGTATTGGACGGATGCCAGTGGGAATTTTTGGATGTTTGGTGGTGAAGGATTTCCCGCGGCAGGAGGCATTGGCGGTTTAAATGATTTATGGCGATACAATCCAACAACTAATGAGTGGACCTGGATGCACGGTACTAATATTATTGATGACCCCTCAAATTACGGCACAAAGAATGTATTTTCCTCTACTAATACTCCGGGAGCAAGACATGGATCAGGTAAATGTATTGATGGATCAGGAAATCTTTGGTTGTTTGGTGGATATGGATTAGCATCCACAACAATTAACGGAAATTGTAATGACTTATGGAAATATAACATTGCAACAAATCAATGGGCTTGGGTAAGTGGAACAAATGTAATTAATCAATATGGAAATTATGGCACTAAAGGAATTGCTTCTATAAGCAATAATCCTGGTGGTCGAGAATTCCCTGCCTGCTGGTTTGAAAACAACGGAAATATTTGGCTTTATGGTGGTGGTGGGTTTCCTGCCTCCGGCACTCAAGGTTACTTAAATGATTTATGGAAATACAATATATCTACTGATACATGGACGTGGAAGCAAGGAACAAATCTTGTTAATCAACAAGGAAATTACGGCACAAAAAACAGTTTTTCTCCAACTACTGCCCCGGGTGGAAGATTTGGAGCTGCAGATTGGGTAGACAATACAGGGAATCTATGGTTGTTTGGAGGAACCGGATATGCGAATAGTGTAGTACCCGGAAGGTTAAACGATATGTTTCGATATAACATTTTTACCGACGAATGGAGTTGGGAACATGGAATGAACAGCACCAACGCCAACGGAATTTATGGTGCTATGACAATTCCTGCACCTTTTACAACACCGGGTGCACGATATTATAATACTTGGTGGAAGCCAACTAACGGTTATTTTTGGCTTTTCGGCGGACTCGGGTTTAGTGCAGTTAGTGCTAGTCAAAACAACATGAATGACCTTTGGAGGTTTGGTCCGCCTTGTACGCCCGTACTTTTAAACGCTTCTAACTCTTTATCTTTATGCAGTGGTAATTCCATAACACTAACGGCTGCCAGCACTACTACAGGAACTATTAATTGGTATAGCTCTACATCTACAGTAGCTGTAGCGAGTGGTAGTGCTTTTGCAACTCCGGTATTTACCGTTAGCGGAGCATCTACTACTGAAACTTTTTACATTGAAAATTCTTCTTGTACAGGACAAACACCAATTACTCTAACAATTAACCCAACTCCCACTGTTTCCATTTTCACAGATAACCCATTAATCTGTGCAGGCTCAACCGTATCTCTTACAGCTAATGGCGCTTTTACTTACGCATGGAATACAAGCGCGACTGGTTCGGTAATTGCCATTTCGCCGAGCGTTACAACAACTTATACCGTAACCGGAACTGACACAAGTGGATGTACAAATACTGCTGTACTTACACAAAGTGTATCAGCATGTACAGGAATTGCTTCGATAAAAGACACTGAATGGAATCAGGCGATATATCCAAATCCGAATAATGGAGGCTTTAATGTGAGCTCTACATTTGAAGAAGCTGAATTTGTTTTATATAATTTATTGGGGCAGATGGTTCACAAAGAAAAAATAAACCGTGGTGAGAATCGTATTAAAACCGAAATCACAAAAGGCGTTTATCTTTATTCAATTGAACAGAAAAATAAAATTGTAAAGCAAGGAAAAATGGTGATTGAATAGTTAAGCTACAGTATCTTTAGTTAACTGCATATCCGCAATTAACTTGAGAACAAACTCTAACTGCTGTTCCTTATTTAAATCGGTATTATCAAGGACGATGGCATCCTTGGCTTTTGTAAGAGGATTTTCTTTACGGTGTGTATCCTCGTAATCACGTTTATTTAGGTTCAATTTAACTTCTTCCAAAGTAAAATATTGTCCTTTGCTACTGTATTCATCCAAACGGCGCTGAGCACGGATATCGTTATCTGCTGTCATGAATAATTTTAATTCGGCATTTGGAAAAACATTTGTACCAATATCACGACCATCCAGAATTACTCCCTTATTCTTTCCCATCTCACGTTGTAGAGCCACCATTTTTTCACGCACCTCATGAATCGTACTCACTTTACTCACATTATCAGAAACCTCCATGGTCCGAATATCATGCTCTACATTTTCATCATTTAAAAAAGTTTCAGAAACCTTCGATTGAGTATTAAACTTAAAATCAACTTTTATTTTTTTAAGTGCCTTGATTAAAGCTTCGTTATCAATATTTCTTTTAGCATCAATTAATCCATGACGGAGCGCGTATAAAGTTACTGCCCTATACATAGCACCTGTATCGATATAAGAATAATTTAAGCGCTGAGCTAATGCTTTTGCAATTGTACTCTTTCCACAACTGGAATAACCATCAATGGCTATGGTAATTTTGGGCATGCTGTAAATTTACTAATCTTTCGTGAAATTTTGG
Coding sequences within it:
- a CDS encoding 16S rRNA (uracil(1498)-N(3))-methyltransferase — encoded protein: MNIFIAHINGQLAELTPEESWHCTKVLRMKAGESIHLIDGLGNFYEGTLSVLNEKKSIATIQSGPKQQNKHPYYLHLAIAPTKNIDRMEWMVEKAVETGIDEITFVRCKNSERTVIKEERLIKIAESAVKQSLQAYIPKINGLTNFNDVIKSDADLKFIAHCEENHKKTLKDFELTNRKSLVLIGPEGDFTQEEINLAKTEGFSEISLGPNRLRTETAGLFVVSTYSIIHL
- the fumC gene encoding class II fumarate hydratase, whose protein sequence is MDYRIEKDTMGEVKVPAHVYWGAQTERSRNNFKIGPEASMPKEIIYAFGYLKKAAALANHELGVLSKEKCELISKACDEIIAGKLDEQFPLVIWQTGSGTQSNMNANEVIAYRAHVMNGGQLTDEPKILHPNDDVNKSQSSNDTYPTAMHIAAYKQVVEITIPGMERLRDSLQKKAKAFESIIKTGRTHFMDATPLSLGQEFSGYVQQINMSIRALKNALEAVKELALGGTAVGTGLNTPKGYDVLVAKKIAELTKLPFVTAPNKFEALAAHDAMVELSGALKRSAVALMKVANDIRMLSSGPRCGIGEIIIPDNEPGSSIMPGKVNPTQPEALTMVCAQVIGNDVAVSVGGSMGHFELNVFKPLIAANVLQSARLIGDACVSFTEKCADGIEANLPEIKKHLENSLMLVTALNTHIGYEKAAKIAKTAHKGNKTLREAAIELGYLTNEQFDQWVRPEDMIGSLK
- a CDS encoding (d)CMP kinase, translated to MPKITIAIDGYSSCGKSTIAKALAQRLNYSYIDTGAMYRAVTLYALRHGLIDAKRNIDNEALIKALKKIKVDFKFNTQSKVSETFLNDENVEHDIRTMEVSDNVSKVSTIHEVREKMVALQREMGKNKGVILDGRDIGTNVFPNAELKLFMTADNDIRAQRRLDEYSSKGQYFTLEEVKLNLNKRDYEDTHRKENPLTKAKDAIVLDNTDLNKEQQLEFVLKLIADMQLTKDTVA
- a CDS encoding T9SS type A sorting domain-containing protein, which encodes MKKLIFFLSILFISKSIQAQEWTWMKGTDTLTKPGIYGTMGVASPSNNPGARHGAATWVDNNGDLWLFGGEGVTTNTVLCWLNDLWIYTISTGNWTWMGGTNLPNQNGIYGTLGVPSTTNMPGAREFMMYWTDASGNFWMFGGEGFPAAGGIGGLNDLWRYNPTTNEWTWMHGTNIIDDPSNYGTKNVFSSTNTPGARHGSGKCIDGSGNLWLFGGYGLASTTINGNCNDLWKYNIATNQWAWVSGTNVINQYGNYGTKGIASISNNPGGREFPACWFENNGNIWLYGGGGFPASGTQGYLNDLWKYNISTDTWTWKQGTNLVNQQGNYGTKNSFSPTTAPGGRFGAADWVDNTGNLWLFGGTGYANSVVPGRLNDMFRYNIFTDEWSWEHGMNSTNANGIYGAMTIPAPFTTPGARYYNTWWKPTNGYFWLFGGLGFSAVSASQNNMNDLWRFGPPCTPVLLNASNSLSLCSGNSITLTAASTTTGTINWYSSTSTVAVASGSAFATPVFTVSGASTTETFYIENSSCTGQTPITLTINPTPTVSIFTDNPLICAGSTVSLTANGAFTYAWNTSATGSVIAISPSVTTTYTVTGTDTSGCTNTAVLTQSVSACTGIASIKDTEWNQAIYPNPNNGGFNVSSTFEEAEFVLYNLLGQMVHKEKINRGENRIKTEITKGVYLYSIEQKNKIVKQGKMVIE
- a CDS encoding DUF1275 domain-containing protein; its protein translation is MFIHTGSQRTFKHNLQIASILSFVAGLVNVTGFLSVAQLTTNVTGHFAFFVDEVFKLNFAKSFVYFLYIFFFFLGSFVSSFVIEWSFKNKYNKSNLIPAITEILILFAIPLLEGKMVSSYPDVIACSLLFAMGLQNSFVTTISNASVRTTHLTGLFTDLGIELSQLFFYKSTEQRRKLFSSIKLRLAIISFFFVGGLTGGVFYNAAGINLLYLGGTVLIVGLLYDYLSSEKNK
- a CDS encoding Crp/Fnr family transcriptional regulator; this translates as MSELTHLSNEAADWLNDNLVELSFKKNEEVLRSGKVCNHLFFIKSGMLCGYYLLESKEICNWLAIEGDFGTSYYSFISRQPSYESIQSVEETTVQAISFEKINELYNLFPETERAGRLILEEYYSRLEERLISVQFKSAKERYQSLFKNRPELIKRAPLGRIASYLGITQETLSRIRAEV